The following proteins come from a genomic window of Lachnoclostridium phytofermentans ISDg:
- a CDS encoding uridine kinase family protein, translating into MNYKSIRGTFTSFEQLLNVMENLQRKQSTLLVGVDGCGGSGKSTFAKEVEKLSPKITIVHMDDFYLPSCSRINGTSEEKPIGADVDWQRLRKQVLVPLANNQEVKYQRYDWCSDSLSEWHRVGIGGIVIIEGVYSTRKELDDFYDFKIFVDCPKDLRLKRGLERDGVEAKDIWEKIWMVAEDKYMMEHKPYERADLVVDGCGGN; encoded by the coding sequence ATGAATTATAAAAGTATTAGAGGAACATTTACGTCATTTGAACAATTATTGAACGTCATGGAAAATTTACAAAGAAAGCAGTCTACCCTTTTAGTGGGAGTGGATGGCTGTGGAGGTTCCGGAAAAAGTACATTTGCAAAAGAAGTTGAAAAATTAAGTCCCAAAATAACAATTGTACATATGGATGATTTTTATTTACCATCATGTTCAAGAATAAATGGAACATCAGAAGAAAAGCCTATTGGTGCAGATGTTGACTGGCAAAGATTAAGAAAGCAAGTGTTAGTACCATTAGCAAATAATCAAGAAGTAAAATATCAACGATATGATTGGTGTTCTGACTCATTAAGCGAGTGGCACAGAGTAGGCATTGGTGGAATTGTAATTATCGAAGGTGTATATTCAACAAGAAAAGAATTAGATGATTTTTATGATTTTAAAATTTTCGTTGATTGTCCAAAAGATTTACGGCTAAAAAGAGGTCTTGAACGTGATGGCGTAGAAGCAAAAGATATATGGGAGAAAATTTGGATGGTAGCAGAAGATAAATATATGATGGAACATAAACCGTATGAAAGAGCAGATCTAGTAGTAGATGGCTGTGGAGGTAATTAA
- a CDS encoding DUF2935 domain-containing protein — protein MEYYVISSLEIHLFFARIMKEHALFLEVGFTQANCDCKAEARFFREAFEDLLNQVVCCSEGIVGPCIFESGEVVTDYTLCSELQTAKLTGTCINTNITKRQLEFLNSCMNQQQRCIDRSLVNAVRQINCRSLELLQGLICLKERVLNSVLNCCMFTMNYPLLIEHILREAKLYEKYIMYLESGNECDLEDLKDDELFWNQIMMEHALFIRGLLDPTENDLIMQADDFASVYADLLDEASTMTERTMGDLTCRTLEETIKYRDFKLAGTKGINDCEIRSIILPLLADHVLREANHYIRILEQDVCH, from the coding sequence ATGGAGTATTACGTTATTTCGTCATTGGAAATTCATTTGTTTTTTGCAAGAATAATGAAAGAACATGCTTTATTCTTAGAAGTTGGCTTTACACAAGCTAATTGTGATTGCAAGGCAGAAGCCAGATTTTTTAGGGAAGCTTTTGAAGATTTATTGAATCAGGTAGTTTGTTGTAGTGAGGGTATTGTAGGACCTTGTATATTTGAGTCAGGAGAAGTAGTTACGGATTATACACTTTGTTCTGAATTACAAACTGCAAAACTTACTGGTACTTGTATCAACACAAATATAACAAAACGACAATTAGAGTTTTTGAATAGTTGCATGAATCAACAACAAAGATGTATAGACAGAAGCTTAGTTAATGCTGTAAGGCAAATTAATTGTCGTAGCCTAGAGTTATTACAAGGATTGATTTGCCTAAAAGAGAGAGTTCTTAATAGTGTATTAAATTGTTGTATGTTTACTATGAATTATCCTCTTCTCATTGAGCATATTCTACGTGAAGCAAAATTATATGAAAAATATATCATGTATTTAGAGAGCGGGAACGAATGTGATTTAGAAGATCTAAAAGATGATGAGCTGTTCTGGAATCAAATAATGATGGAACATGCGCTATTTATTAGGGGACTGTTAGATCCTACTGAAAATGATTTGATTATGCAAGCAGATGATTTTGCAAGTGTATATGCAGATTTATTAGATGAAGCTAGTACAATGACTGAAAGGACAATGGGAGATTTGACTTGTAGAACCCTAGAAGAGACGATAAAATATCGTGATTTTAAGCTTGCAGGAACAAAAGGTATCAATGATTGTGAGATTCGTAGCATAATTCTTCCGTTATTAGCAGATCATGTTTTAAGGGAAGCAAATCACTATATTAGAATATTGGAACAGGATGTATGCCATTAG
- a CDS encoding DUF3783 domain-containing protein — MKKILLFQMDNPLKVKQAIATMRLRVESIPNEKFNITIDSLINGSKEEEAPYSGEIPQGSLLLMCGLNNTEIDQVLYRLRSQKITTTYKAVLTQTNQGWNALELYKEMEKERQEIEARKNN, encoded by the coding sequence ATGAAAAAAATATTACTATTCCAAATGGACAACCCTTTGAAAGTGAAGCAGGCGATTGCAACAATGCGCTTACGTGTTGAGTCAATACCAAATGAAAAGTTTAATATAACAATAGATAGCCTCATTAATGGAAGTAAAGAAGAGGAAGCCCCTTATAGTGGTGAAATACCACAAGGCAGTCTTTTGCTAATGTGTGGACTTAACAATACAGAAATTGATCAGGTGTTATATCGATTGAGAAGTCAGAAAATAACCACAACTTATAAAGCAGTCCTAACACAAACCAACCAAGGTTGGAATGCTTTAGAGCTATACAAGGAAATGGAGAAAGAAAGACAAGAAATCGAAGCAAGGAAGAATAATTAG